One window of Ziziphus jujuba cultivar Dongzao chromosome 5, ASM3175591v1 genomic DNA carries:
- the LOC107421115 gene encoding glutathione S-transferase TCHQD, which produces MQLYHHPYTLNSQRVRLALEEKGIDYTSYHVNPITGKNMDASFFRMNPSAKLPVFQNGGHIIFNTIEIIHYVERIAVVSSGGDNVAFSTREVIEWMQKIQEWNSKYFTLLHIPEKYRNYVSKFIRRVVIARMAESPDLAGAYHRKLKEAYEMEEKLKNPDTLKREKEHLIRLLDEVETQLNETAYLAGEEFTMADVMFIPLLGRLALLNLEEEHIRNRPNIAEYWILVQQRPSYKKVIGKHFNGWRRYKTLMKTWFLVRARTMLRRF; this is translated from the exons ATGCAACTATATCACCATCCATACACTTTGAACAGCCAAAGAGTTAGACTCGCTTTGGAAGAAAAAGGCATCGATTACACATCATACCATGTAAATCCTATAACTGGCAAGAACATGGATGCCTCATTCTTCAGGATGAATCCAAGTGCAAAACTCCCCGTTTTTCAGAATGGTGGCCACATTATTTTTAACACTATTGAGATAATTCA TTATGTGGAAAGGATTGCGGTTGTCTCCTCAGGCGGTGATAATGTCGCATTTAGCACCAGAGAAGTCATTGAATGGATGCAGAAAATACAAGAATGGAATTCTAAGTATTTCACGCTTTTGCACATCCCAGAGAAGTACCGCAACTATGTTTCCAAATTCATAAGACGGGTGGTTATAGCTCGAATGGCTGAGTCTCCTGATTTGGCAGGTGCCTACCATCGTAAGTTAAAAGAAGCATATGAGATGGAAGAGAAGTTGAAAAACCCAGATACTTTGAAGCGGGAGAAGGAACATCTCATTAGACTTCTTGATGAAGTCGAAACACAGCTCAATGAAACAGCTTATTTAGCAGGGGAAGAGTTTACCATGGCAGATGTGATGTTCATTCCCTTGCTGGGTCGCTTGGCGCTTTTGAATTTGGAGGAGGAGCACATCCGTAACAGGCCAAACATCGCTGAGTACTGGATTTTGGTGCAGCAGAGACCTAGTTACAAGAAGGTGATTGGCAAGCATTTTAATGGGTGGAGGAGATACAAAACATTGATGAAAACCTGGTTCTTGGTTCGTGCAAGAACTATGCTAAGAAGATTTTGA